The sequence GCCCTCGACCTCGACGGCCGCGTCCATCGGCAATTCGGCGACGCCGACCGTCGAGCGGGCATGGCGGCCGGCCTCGCCCATGGCCTCGACCATCAGGTCGGAGGCGCCGTTCATCACCTGCGCGATGGCGGCGAAATCGGGCCTGGCGTTGATGAAGCCGCCGAGGCGCACGCAGCGCACGACCTCGTCGAGATCGCCCACGGCGGCCTTGAGCTGGGCGATGAGGTTGAGCCCGCACAGCCGCGCCGCCGCCTGCCCCGCCTCCATCGACACCTCCCCGCCGAGCTTGCCGACGTGCTCGGGCGCGAGCTTGCCGTCGGCGGACAGGCAGATCTGGCCCGAGACGATCACCAGGTTCCCGGTGCGGACGTAGGGCACGTAGTTGGCGACGGGCGCCGCGGCCTGCGGCAGCGAGAGGCCCTTTGCGGCGAGACGGTCCTCGATCATGCTCATGCGGCGATCCTCCTCGAGCGGCGCGGCCCTGGCGCGCGGACGGCGCAAGCTCTGGCCGATCCGCGGGCGCGACGCAAGCGGGCGCATTGCGCCGCCGCCCGGGCGGTTCTACACAGGGCCCGTCTCAGGAGAGGTTGCGGCATGCGCGCGCTCGGTCCCGGTTCGGTCCTCACGGCTCTCGTCCTCCTCGCCGGCGGCCTCGCCGAAGCCTCGCCGCTGACGCCGCACCGCGCCGTCTACGATCTCGCGCTCGCGCCGGGATCGGAGACGCTGTCGTCGGCGCAGGGGCGCATCGCCATCGAGTTCTACGGCTCGCCCTGCGAGGGCTACACCACGCGGCTGCGACAGGTGACCGCGCTCCAGGGCCGGGAGACGCCGTCGCGCACGCTCGATTCGAACAGCGCCACCTTCGAGGAGGCGGACGCCTCGGTCCTGCGCTTCCGCTCCGAGACCCGCGCGGACGGAATCACGCTGGAGGAGGTCGAGGGCTCGGCCGAGCGGACCGACGGCGAGACGGTGATCGCGCTCGATCAGCCGGAGGACGCGAGGCTCGTGGTGGAGGGCGCGCCGATGTTCCCGACCCAGCACATCGTCGCCATGATCGAGACCGCGCAGGCGGGCGCGCCGCTCCTCGCGACGCGGGTCTACGACGGCACCGGCGACGGGCGGACGGTCTACGACACGCTGGCGATCCTCGGGCGCGCGCTGCCGGAGGGCGCGGCCGACGCCGTCGCCGCGCCGCTCGCGGACCTGGCGCGCTGGCCGGTGCGCCTGTCCTATTTCGAGCCGGGTCCCGGAGAGCGCACGCCGGCCTACGTGATCGGCTTCACGCTCTACGAGAACGGCGTCTCGAGCGACCTCGTCTTCGAGTTCGAGGACTTCACGCTGACGGGACGGCTGAGCGCGCTGGAGCTGCTCGAGGTGGTGGACTGCGCTTTGTGACGACGGAAGGGCCGGCGTCGCTGGCGATTGAACGCGGCCGACCCGGCCTGATACGTAGGCGCGCAAACGCGTCGGAAGCCCAACACTACGTTCTTGCATCCCGAACGATCACGTACTATCTTCGGAGTCGCCCCCACTTGAGCGTGGCGATCCGAAACACGCGACGAAGTCGCCTGCGCCGCCTGCGCGTCTTCGTCCTCGGCCGCTGACCCTCGGGCCCCGCGCCCCCTCCCCTCACATTCGCGATAGCCACGCCGGCCGCCGCGGCGTACAACGCCCGTCCCTTGGAAAGACGAGACCGATGATCCCCGCGAGCGAGGCGCTCACCACCGCGCCGCCCCGGGGGCAGGGGGCGTGGCGGCGCGAGACGATCGCGACGCTCGCGCTGTCCTGGCCCCTGATCCTGACCAACGTGGCGCAGACCGCGCTGCAGGCGACCGACGTCCTGATGCTCTCCTGGCTCTCGCCGGAGGCCCTGGCGGCGGGCGCGCTCGGCTCGAACCTGATGTTCGTGTGCTTCATCGCGGGGGTGGGGCTGTTCAGCGCGGTCTCGGCCATGATCGCCGCCGAGCGTGGGCGCAAGCGCCACGCGGTGCGCGAGGTGCGCCGCACGGTCCGCCAGGGCTTCTGGGCCGGGGCGGTGCTGGTCGTGCCGGCCTGGCTGCTCCTGTGGAACGCCCGCACCGTGCTCGGCTGGCTCGGGCAGGACCCGGTCCTCGCCGAGATGGCGGCGGGCTACGCGCGGGCCGTGATGTGGTGCCTGCTGCCGGCCTACTTCTATCTCACGCTGCGCAACTTCGTCGCCGCGCTGGAACGCCCGCTGCTGGCGCTGGTGGTCGGCCTCGCCGCGGTTGGCGTCAACGCCGCGCTGAACTGGGCGTTGATCTTCGGCAATTGGGGCGCGCCGATGCTGGGCCTCGTCGGCGCCGGCTGGGCGACGACGCTGACCAACGTCTTCCTGTTCGGCGCGCTGGCGCTGCTCGTGATCACGCACCGCAGGGCCCGGCGCTACCGCATCTTCGGCCGCTTCTGGCGCCCGGACTGGCCGCGCTTCTTCCAGCTCTGGCGGCTCGGCCTGCCGATCGCCGCGATCGTGCTGTTCGAGGTGACGATCTTCTCCGCCGCCGTCTTCCTGATGGGGCTGATCTCGACGGAGGCGCTGGCCGCCCACCAGATCGCGATCCAGATCGCCTCGCTCTCGTTCATGGTGCCGCTCGGGATCTCCATGGCGGCGACCGTGCGCGTCGGCCTCGCCTACGGCGCGGGCGACCACGCCGCGATCACGCGCGCCGGCTGGATCGCCTTCGGGCTCGGCGTCGGGTTCATGGCGGTGATGGCGCTGGTGATGATCGCGGCGCCGCGGCTCCTGATCTCCGCCTTCCTCGACGTCGGCGACCCCGCCAACGCCGTCATCGTCTCGCTGGCGGTGTCCTATCTCGCGCTGGCGGCCCTGTTCCAGGTGGTCGACGGCGCCCAGGCGGTGACGGCGGGCATGCTGCGCGGCCTGCACGACACCCGCGTGCCGATGTTCCTGGCGCTGACCGGCTATTGGCTGTTCGGCATGCCGCTCGCGGTGGGGCTCGGGTTCTACGCCGGCCTCGAGGGCGTCGGCATCTGGTTCGGCCTCGCCGGCGGGCTGGCGCTCACCGCGGTGCTGCTGGTGTGGCGGTGGATGGGGCGGGCGCGGCTCGGGTTGCTGCCGAAGCCGCGGGCGGCGGGGAGCGCACGCGCGGGTGCATGACCTAACGTCAGCCGCGCCCTTGCCCTCCCCCCGTACCCCGCCCATAGTGCGCCGCCTCAGGAGACCCGCGCCGCCATGCCCGACACCCCCGCCCCCATCGACCTCGCCTCCTTGCGCGGGGAGATCGACCGCATCGACGCCGAGATGCACGCGCTCCTGATGGAGCGAGGGGAGATCATCGAGCGGCTGATCGCGGTGAAGAAGACGAGCGAGTCCGGCTCGGCCTTCCGCCCCGGGCGCGAGACCGCGGTGATGAAGGCCATCGCCGAGCGCCATCGCGGGATCCTGCCGCTCGACACGGTGGAATCGATCTGGCGGGTGATCATCGGCACCTTCACCTGGGTCCAGGCGCCGTACTCCGTCCACGCCGACGTGTCCGGCGGGGACGCGCCGATGCGGGATTCGGCGCGCTTCCATTTCGGCTTCACGGTGCCCTACGTCCCCCACCAGGGCGCCGGGGCGGTGATCGCGGCGGTGGCGGCCTCGCGCGGGGATCTCGGCGTCTTCCGCATCGACCAGGGCGCCTCGGCGGGCGCCTGGTGGCGGCGCCTCGCGGGCGAGGGGGCGCCCAAGATCATCGCGCGCCTGCCCTTCATCGAGCGCCCCGACCACCCCGCCGGCACGCCGGTCTACGTGATCTCGAAGCCGCTCGCGGACGCCGCCGTGCGGGAAGTGGTGCTCCACGCCGTGCGCGTCGAGCGCTGGCGCGACGCCGCCGCCGACGCGGTGGCGACGCTCGGCGGCGAGATCGTCTGCACGACCGGGCTCGCGGGCGAGCTCTCGGCGCTGGTGGCGACGCCGGGCGCGGTCGAGCCCGC comes from Salinarimonas sp. and encodes:
- a CDS encoding RidA family protein, yielding MSMIEDRLAAKGLSLPQAAAPVANYVPYVRTGNLVIVSGQICLSADGKLAPEHVGKLGGEVSMEAGQAAARLCGLNLIAQLKAAVGDLDEVVRCVRLGGFINARPDFAAIAQVMNGASDLMVEAMGEAGRHARSTVGVAELPMDAAVEVEGMFEVKAHG
- a CDS encoding cell envelope integrity EipB family protein — encoded protein: MRALGPGSVLTALVLLAGGLAEASPLTPHRAVYDLALAPGSETLSSAQGRIAIEFYGSPCEGYTTRLRQVTALQGRETPSRTLDSNSATFEEADASVLRFRSETRADGITLEEVEGSAERTDGETVIALDQPEDARLVVEGAPMFPTQHIVAMIETAQAGAPLLATRVYDGTGDGRTVYDTLAILGRALPEGAADAVAAPLADLARWPVRLSYFEPGPGERTPAYVIGFTLYENGVSSDLVFEFEDFTLTGRLSALELLEVVDCAL
- a CDS encoding MATE family efflux transporter, which encodes MPASEALTTAPPRGQGAWRRETIATLALSWPLILTNVAQTALQATDVLMLSWLSPEALAAGALGSNLMFVCFIAGVGLFSAVSAMIAAERGRKRHAVREVRRTVRQGFWAGAVLVVPAWLLLWNARTVLGWLGQDPVLAEMAAGYARAVMWCLLPAYFYLTLRNFVAALERPLLALVVGLAAVGVNAALNWALIFGNWGAPMLGLVGAGWATTLTNVFLFGALALLVITHRRARRYRIFGRFWRPDWPRFFQLWRLGLPIAAIVLFEVTIFSAAVFLMGLISTEALAAHQIAIQIASLSFMVPLGISMAATVRVGLAYGAGDHAAITRAGWIAFGLGVGFMAVMALVMIAAPRLLISAFLDVGDPANAVIVSLAVSYLALAALFQVVDGAQAVTAGMLRGLHDTRVPMFLALTGYWLFGMPLAVGLGFYAGLEGVGIWFGLAGGLALTAVLLVWRWMGRARLGLLPKPRAAGSARAGA
- a CDS encoding chorismate mutase, with the translated sequence MPDTPAPIDLASLRGEIDRIDAEMHALLMERGEIIERLIAVKKTSESGSAFRPGRETAVMKAIAERHRGILPLDTVESIWRVIIGTFTWVQAPYSVHADVSGGDAPMRDSARFHFGFTVPYVPHQGAGAVIAAVAASRGDLGVFRIDQGASAGAWWRRLAGEGAPKIIARLPFIERPDHPAGTPVYVISKPLADAAVREVVLHAVRVERWRDAAADAVATLGGEIVCTTGLAGELSALVATPGAVEPADLVAALEASRAPVSEIVEVGSHAARLQLKGGAVS